The following nucleotide sequence is from Leishmania panamensis strain MHOM/PA/94/PSC-1 chromosome 9 sequence.
CATGGGGCGTTGTctctgccaccacctgcacccGAGGTACTGGGATCGGGGGGCGAGATTGTCCATCAGAGGCGATGACACGCTCATCCGCGTGCTCGCGTTTGCGCGAACCAGCAGCCGCCACGTTGCCCCCGATGCTGCCACTGGTCGTTGTGACCGTgtcagctgcggctgctgggtTCGTCTGTCTGACACGACTCACGTCATTACCGCCTGCAACGCCGCTTGCCTCTGGCGATGGAGCGGACGTCGACACGGTGCCTTCACTCTTGCACACCTCCGCACCCATCGTCGTACCGCGTAGAGAGGGAGCATGACGGAGGACAAAGTCGTCCACGCGGCGATGCGCAAAGACCTGGAAAGAGCGTGCGAGCGTCACCCACGACTCGACCTTCGCATTAAAGGTGATGCAGTTGCGTACGAGCAGCTCAATGTCCTCGCGCAGCCTCGTGAACGACGCGGCAACCGTGTCGCTGTAGACGGTGGCGGAGCCGGTCGTGTAGTACCCCTCCTTTGCGCGCTGGTGCATGAGACTGAGGTTCATGGGGTGTGGGCAAGTCTTTCGGTAGCTTTCACGCAGGTCTGGGTACGCCTCCGCCACGTCCACCGAGAAggcgccgccgtcttcgCGTCGATTGAGTAGATCCACAAGCTGAACCATTTCCCGCGTACTGGGGACCGCTGGCGTTGGGGTCGTGGATGCAGCTGACATGCCAGTGCTTCTCTTCTGGGGCACAGTGTCCTCTGGCGACGCGTGCGCTTGTGACGAGCTCGCACTTGGCAAGCGCAGCCGCGACACGCGGCGCCCGCCGTTGTGCTCCACGATAAAGTGATCAATCTGCCCGAGTGCGTAGCGTTCGAACTTCGCTGCTGTCTCAGCATACTCGCTCGTGGGGCCGTTGTACGCAACGCAGTTTGACGCCATGAGGGCGATGTCGGCCTTGAGCCCCTCCAGCCGCACATCGTGACTGTAGGCCCcctccagcgccttctgCGCGGCGGTTGCGAGATCGCAGCGTCGCGGACAGACCTTTGTGTAGGACTCTGCCAAGTACGGGTACGTCTTCAGTACGTCCACGGCGAAGATGTGGTGGTCCTCGGCCCGGTCGAGCGAGCGAACGAGTGCGGCGACGTCCTCCTCATTGTAGAACTTCGGTGTCGCCgccatgaggaggaggaggagggcggttGAATGCCAGTAAAGCTGGCCCAGACAGCCGCGAAGAAGAGCGGTGAGGCGCCTCCACTGCGGCGCTCACCACGGCaaagaggcggcggtgcaccgcCACACAGACAGGCGAGGTGACTGGCCTCGACACGGTAGTGGGGGAAAAGGTGAATGGGAGAAGGCCGCGCACAGATGTAGgtttgcagctgcagggagatcgagggggagggggggagaggggggtgagtTTGCAGGGGGAGGCCGCCGGGTGAGTCACACAGGCAGAGATGTACGACTACTCCAccggaagagagggaggggtgcgggTAGGTGGCGttgggggaaggagggggcgagacaaggaagagagacgtgaTGGGTAGTGTTACCCCCCAAACGAgagtaagggggggggggggcacgagcatagagggagaggccgaCGACAAGAGAGGCATAAGGGAGGAGTTAAGAAGActaagggggagagggaggcaatCGCTCGAGAGCTGTCTGGCCATCACCCTCTGGGTACCCTCATTTCCTCCCGCTGGCCACAGAAACAGTCCCCTTTTCGTCTTGTCGCGTTGCCTCCTTCACCACATAGAGGAGCGGGTCGTAAGGGGCACGCACGTGCTCATCCTCGATGGACGAGAcactcgtgtgcgtgtgtgtagagggAGGCCAGTGCGGCCGAGTGTTTACGCTTACtcgccctttcctctctttcgctcgcCATTTCCCATCGTTTGTATCGTCGCTGCGGTCTCTGCGTCGCTTCCTCTGTCCCCTCTGCGTGAAGACgtgcgcctcttctgctgctcctccgcgcCTTTTGTGTGTTCACCGCAAATACATCGTTCCGCTTTTCCTCGCTTCCCGTCCCGCGCGTGAGATACCGTCGAGTCTTACGCACTCCACCCTCATTTTCACAGATCTCATCCAGTGTCATGTGAGCCATACCGCGCAGTTTGCGCTCCCCTGACATGCGTCTGCGGCTGGTAATTGCGGAGCGAGAGTGGGAAGgagcgaaggggaggggggcagatGCCAGACCCTGAGTGACAGTCGAGATCGtggacgcacgcacgtacatgtacgtgtgcgtctgttgaaggggaggggcgagcaTAGGAGGACGGAAAgaggaacacacacacagtcgccATGAGCACATCGATACGAAACTCGCAAAGTGGACGCGAGGGAACATCGTTCTCCACACGTCTATCACGATCACTGgtgcacgcagacacacggaagcacaaaaaaaaaccccACGGATGGACCGGCCCTCACTTTCATGTAAACACCGCCCCCTATCACTTATCCccgccaatgccgagccactccTGGCGGTGATAGGGTCGAGTGCCTGCGACGTCAGGGAGGCCAGAGCGACTCCTCGCCCCCGAATGGCCGCGTGAGAAACGACAATGTGGACGTCTTTACTCTCTTGCCCGGCGTCTCGCTAGCACGATGCCGGTCGCCGGTTCGTCAAGACCCACGTCTGCTCGTAGACGGCCATCGCCACCCCCGACACGGGGCCTGCCTTCATCAGCGAGGCGGTCAAGCCCCTGTAGAGTAGAGCGGGCTGGTGCAGCATCGCAACGACAGCGTGTGCCTGTCGCGCCTGCACCAGTGTCTTGATTGTGTCTAACGGGAAAAGGAGTGCCCACGTAGCCATggaggcgacagcgccggAGAGAAAGGCACCCAGTTTCGTCCTTCGCGAAGGGtccgtcgtcgccgttgccgcagcagggCTGAGGGTAGGCGGCTCCAAGAAGGGGTGATCGCGCAGGATTGCGTAGAGGCCGAGGTACATGCTGGCGAAGCAGACGTCCTTCACTACGTTGTATCGAAAGCCCCGGTAGAAGCCGAGGAAGCCCTCCTGGTCATAGATGCTACGCATACACGTCCAGGCGTTCTGCGTGCTTAGAGAGGTCTGGCACTGCGTCTGTATCTTAATAACATGCATGGGGCACCCAATCAGCGTTCCAACACCGCCCGCTACGGCGCCGCTGACAAAGGTGCTGCCTCCGATCCCCACCATGCCGCGATGCACCACGTGGCGCGCAGCATCCCAGGCGCTACCAGCGCCACCGCTAGCAGCTCCgttggcgtcgctgcggctcTTCGGCGCGTCCCTGGCGAAGGCACGCATCCAGTCCCACAAGGCAAACTGCAGGCTACGCTTGGCGCCTTCCATCACCAGGGGAGGGACTGCCCCACGGTAAAGACTGCGTGGACCCTCTGCCGTGGCCATCGACCACATCGTGCCTATGGTAGACCGGGACGTGTGAGGTCCGGCCGCCTGCATGCGGACCTTCGCGGTATCAAGGGGGTGGCCGAGCAGAACGGTGGCTGCGCCCTGCGCTGCACCGGGGATGAGAGCTACGAGAGATGCCTTCATGAGGTGCCGGAGtgcccactctctctcatcCATCTGCGGCAGGATGGAGGTGGACAAGGATGGGCCGGCCGTGACGATCATCTCCGACTTGCCACCCGTCATTTTTTGcttttggggggagggggagagcgctGCGCGGTGCGTCAATGTCAATGGcgggtgagggagagggaaggggagggggaaaggggagtaagacgccgcggcgacagcagaTCGCACAACACACAGACCCACGAAGCATACGGCGCGACGTGCGAGGGtatgagagggagaagcagtAGCCGAGGAAGGGGGATGATGAGCGACATTCGATtctgtgcatctctctctctctctctctctctctctgtgcgagCATTACttgagaggagagggagagggacaccacacacacacatgggCGAGAATTTTATCGTCTTCGACCCCTCCGCGCACAGCCTTCCTTTCACTGTAGTTTACCCCTCGACACATCTGCTCTCACGCTCACCTCACTGCGCGCCAATCACATGCGATTCTTCTTGGGCATTGCCCCGCTTCACGCGAGGGGGAtagggagggaaggggggagcacacgcgcacacgcacgcactaTGAGTTACACACTCGCATAGgccagagagaaaaggcaagaCAAGAGGGTGGTGAAAGGTGAAGAGCACGGCAgtaggaaagagagaggggcagtgTGTGCGCGAGCGGCCACGTACTCAGCCAGAgcctccatctctctcgGCGTCTCCACAGTCGCACGAAATATGTACACGGTAAAGTTCCACGGTGATATAAGGAGACCGAAGATTCCATACATAAAAGCCTTGGCAAGGAGTGGCGCGCGCCTCTATCGGTTCACGGCGTACGGCTTCACGACCCAGTCACTGTGGTTCTCCTTGCAGCCAGAGCACGTGATGGGAAGCACTTGACCGTCCTTGCCGCGATCCATTTCCACGAGCTCCCCATTCGCGTCCACTCGAAGCAGGCGACgaccgcagcggccgcagTAGTAGGCGCGCCGTTGCGCCGAGGACACAGCGGGAATAGCCGggatgctgcgctgctgagtCGCAAGGCGCCCCACAGACGCCCCGGTCTGGGCTAAGTGGCCACCTGCCGCCAACGAAGACGCCGCTTTTACTCCTGCGTCGGACTGGTCAGCAGCGCCCATCTCCTCCCTGTCCTTCACGCGTAGCGACTGCTGATCGGAGGCCTGGATAGCGTAGCGATTCGAGAGGGCTGTCGGAAGGTTTCTATGATCGCCGTTCTCACTGAATGGCGTCGATGGTTGCCACGACGTGTGGTTCAGCTTGCAACGCGGACACGTCATCGGGAGGACATTGCCAAACGCGGAGATGGTGAAGGGCAGAGGAGTACCATCCTGATCCATCGCTAACACGTGGTAGCCACACAGCGTACAATGCCACGAGATGTTCTTGCGCAGACGGTAGGATGACGTCACATGGGTCGCTGCCACTGATGGGGCAATGACCGATACCGCAGAGACATCACTCGGCACCGGTAGGCTAGAACAGGTACCACCACCGAGGACACCGGACAGTTCCGTTGACGTGACCGACGGCAAGTGCGGCACACGCTGATCCTGGCGGGGCACCTCCGCGATGGACTGCAGCGGCCCCGGATGcccggaggaggcgagagatGATCggttggcggcggtggtctgCAGCGTCACCTCCGCGGTTGACTCCCGTGTTCCCTCGGTAGCAACCGCGGCGAGTGCGGCCCGCGGAGACGCGCCATTCCCGTAACGCTCAGCGGCCCAAGCAGAAAGACGCATCGCGGGTCGCTGGCCGCGCACGACTCCAGCAAGGGCGACCATGTCTGCCTCGGTGTTGGTCACAGCGATGGCTGCGGCAATCGGCGAACACTTGCACAGCACTCCGCTGGCGGTCGTCGGCATCAACGAGACGCGCGTGTTGGTGCgcatcttcttcgccttggAGGAAAGGGGCGCCTCTCAGATAATCCTCGTTCTCTGCCCGCGTGTCTGCTGCAGACAGTTGGCGAAGAtgcgcaggagagagagagaggagggggcgggggtggggatgagagagagaggctgaaGATCGGTCATGTTATGATTTCATAGTCCTCCAGGCGTATATGCTTCTCTGAGGGTTGGTAATATCGTGAGCACCACGTGCAAGTTGCGCAGTCAGTCGAcctgtgcgagtgtgtgggtgggccACTtgaagagggggtgagcgACCCACAGAATGGAcgctgcgacagcgaagcGGGAGGAGAGTGAGCAAACAAgcagaagggaggaggaaggtagggggcgatggtggtgaaaggccaccaccagccgcacatctccctcttctcctcccccccttcgcCATTACCCGTCACTCTCCGGCCCCTGGCACGGAGGTGTTGGTCCCCTGTTTAGCGGAAGGAGCGAGCGCGCTGCACACGCTGTCGTTGCCAATGTCGGGGTCATACGCACACATGTTCCCCACCCCCGAGAAGACGCAGGCCACTGTACATGTtgaaaagcgaaaagagagagagagagcgacaggtGCGCGTCGAGGGTACGCGCGCCTCACGGACATCGACGCGGACGAACGCACGCTGATGCCCGTGGGTGCATGCACGAGTGGAGGTGCTCGGTGCAGTTGAGGTGAGTAgcgaagagggtgaggggcCAGACTGCGCATACGGAGGGGAGAGACAAGGGGTGAAACCGGGCGATGTTCCGGCAAGACGATTCACGATTGCGTCACCGGCACGGCATATCGGTCCACCCCCTCGACCGCGTCCCTCCCACCGCCGTAGCAACAGAGTCACGGAGTAGCACTGATCCTTTTCCATTCTTTCATTTtcgcttcgctctctcgttgGGCTCCCCCATTCACGCTGAGCGACCCTTCGGGCTCGTGGATGTTCGCTTCTGTGCTGAGTCCTCCGCGTCCCCGACTGCCTCATCAGCGAATCGCACTGACGCGCTTGACAAGGGTGGCAGCTCCAGCGTGCAGACGCACGGCTCTGCGGCACCATGTGGCCCACAGCCGCCAACGAGGTATACCATGCGCTGACTTGagacagcaacggcggcgtggtggcgctgaAACACAGGAGCCACCGCTGTCGGTAACTCCAATCGAACCCAGCGAACCTTTACcactggcgccgctgtgctcGTACTGTCCGCCAGCGGGCCGGCAGGCACTTCTGCAAGCCCTGCATCGGCGCCGCTCACTACCTGCATCACCCACGCGTCGGCACACACCGCGCCTCTGGCGTCGAGGCCGCCGACGACCAGCACCTCGCGCTGCACGGCATCCACGACGGGACGGGAGTGGCGGCTTGACGGGGAGGCGGCCGCAGGCAtcggcactgctgcgacagctgctgcgtACCGCGCGGAGGgcacggcaccgctgcccaccacacgcacgggAAGCCACGCACCGAGCTTGGCATCGTAGATGGCTACATCCTTCAGCGTGGAGAGCGTTGCGGACCCAGGGGCAGGTATCTCGAGAGCGCCAGGGGAGCCTTTCCCATCCGTGCCAGATGCACCGCCGCGCTTACCCGGTGACAAGGCACGCATCGTGGTGATCCTCGCGCGTGTCCCTTtgccgctcgctgcgccggcgTCTTCCGCCGGGGCGTGGACCTGCCGACCACCCACCACTACAACATACCGTTGGTTGAGGCTGCACGCGCCATGCGCGgctcgcggcggtggcggacCAAGGGCTGGAGAGAACCTGTGTGTTGTACTCGTAGGCCCTGGAGCTAGCACCTCATCACGAACAGTCGCCGCCAGCGGTGGGGCTGCCTCGCTGCTTTTGCGTTCCTCGTCTGCCTGTTGCTTCTCATCCGAGCGCCCCGACGCGTCGCTGATTTCTtccagcgctgcggcggtgccttGTTGCGTCTCGCCACCGAAGCGGAGGAGTCGCCCCTGCACGCGCGTGACGCTATGGTGGCTGCGGGTGCAGCTGGCAGCCACGGCAGACAGCGATGGAGGCGTGAAGTGAGGGTTTTCGTAGGCGCTCTCCGCGAACGCACGCACCCCAGCAATACGACAAGCACCACTCCAGCCACCGTCCGAATACATTACTGACGGTCTGTCCGCACCGTTCACCGATGTCCACGAGGGCCACCAGGACGCAAAAAGAGGCCAGTCGTGAtccccagcagcggcggctctcAAGCTGCGGGTCGCATCCTGTTTCACCGCCCGCGGTACCGCGCCAGCCTTCCATACATGTGCAATAGCAACCGACGCTTTAATGCCGGAGGTGTTCATTGATGTCGGCACCGTCACTGCAGTCGCCGACGTGTACTCCCATAATGGAGCTGGTGCCTGTTCTGCTGCGTGTGATCGGTGGCACGGAGTTCCACCGACGACGCAGAGCACCGACTCGCTAGGCGACAACATTGCCGCGTGGCCCCACCGCGCCCCACCCGTCAAGCACTC
It contains:
- a CDS encoding hypothetical protein (TriTrypDB/GeneDB-style sysID: LpmP.09.1260), with translation MAATPKFYNEEDVAALVRSLDRAEDHHIFAVDVLKTYPYLAESYTKVCPRRCDLATAAQKALEGAYSHDVRLEGLKADIALMASNCVAYNGPTSEYAETAAKFERYALGQIDHFIVEHNGGRRVSRLRLPSASSSQAHASPEDTVPQKRSTGMSAASTTPTPAVPSTREMVQLVDLLNRREDGGAFSVDVAEAYPDLRESYRKTCPHPMNLSLMHQRAKEGYYTTGSATVYSDTVAASFTRLREDIELLVRNCITFNAKVESWVTLARSFQVFAHRRVDDFVLRHAPSLRGTTMGAEVCKSEGTVSTSAPSPEASGVAGGNDVSRVRQTNPAAAADTVTTTSGSIGGNVAAAGSRKREHADERVIASDGQSRPPIPVPRVQVVAETTPHVCPTPLQPSLAIPPLLRRRLTLDHVRHTRLPLRRVGVSVSRDELYPPAISLTDVEASHNPSGAAGGAEAATASASMVNIDASCSAGHVLQLLRESVVKFFAAQRSGTDFIDAFAYSVREEQLYLSVLAVVAEKYQSTAAHLLLYETESAELQEWIALRALDCCRDPNWTSPSIVGPGGSIADDLHYLYFVRFLVQWPQLASLCCTTVAPSSAPSSAPVGAAARRGTSGAAPGSLRISRDQLKVVAQVTHITQEFLQFLEAMEERQRQ
- a CDS encoding mitochondrial carrier protein, putative (TriTrypDB/GeneDB-style sysID: LpmP.09.1270) — translated: MTGGKSEMIVTAGPSLSTSILPQMDEREWALRHLMKASLVALIPGAAQGAATVLLGHPLDTAKVRMQAAGPHTSRSTIGTMWSMATAEGPRSLYRGAVPPLVMEGAKRSLQFALWDWMRAFARDAPKSRSDANGAASGGAGSAWDAARHVVHRGMVGIGGSTFVSGAVAGGVGTLIGCPMHVIKIQTQCQTSLSTQNAWTCMRSIYDQEGFLGFYRGFRYNVVKDVCFASMYLGLYAILRDHPFLEPPTLSPAAATATTDPSRRTKLGAFLSGAVASMATWALLFPLDTIKTLVQARQAHAVVAMLHQPALLYRGLTASLMKAGPVSGVAMAVYEQTWVLTNRRPASC
- a CDS encoding hypothetical protein (TriTrypDB/GeneDB-style sysID: LpmP.09.1280), coding for MRTNTRVSLMPTTASGVLCKCSPIAAAIAVTNTEADMVALAGVVRGQRPAMRLSAWAAERYGNGASPRAALAAVATEGTRESTAEVTLQTTAANRSSLASSGHPGPLQSIAEVPRQDQRVPHLPSVTSTELSGVLGGGTCSSLPVPSDVSAVSVIAPSVAATHVTSSYRLRKNISWHCTLCGYHVLAMDQDGTPLPFTISAFGNVLPMTCPRCKLNHTSWQPSTPFSENGDHRNLPTALSNRYAIQASDQQSLRVKDREEMGAADQSDAGVKAASSLAAGGHLAQTGASVGRLATQQRSIPAIPAVSSAQRRAYYCGRCGRRLLRVDANGELVEMDRGKDGQVLPITCSGCKENHSDWVVKPYAVNR
- a CDS encoding hypothetical protein (TriTrypDB/GeneDB-style sysID: LpmP.09.1290), whose product is MRALSPGKRGGASGTDGKGSPGALEIPAPGSATLSTLKDVAIYDAKLGAWLPVRVVGSGAVPSARYAAAVAAVPMPAAASPSSRHSRPVVDAVQREVLVVGGLDARGAVCADAWVMQVVSGADAGLAEVPAGPLADSTSTAAPVVKVRWVRLELPTAVAPVFQRHHAAVAVSSQRMVYLVGGCGPHGAAEPCVCTLELPPLSSASVRFADEAVGDAEDSAQKRTSTSPKGRSA